The DNA sequence CCGGGTGAGCGCGGGACACCGGTAGGAGGGCCTCCACCAGGGTGACAGCCGGTCGGACGGGCGGTAGCGCGAAGGTGCGGTTGCGGGCTGGTAACCTGGTCGGGACGTCGGGTCACCGACGGTGGGCCTCGCGTGCCTGCACGACGCCGCGGGTGCGAGGTTTGCGATCCAAAACCCACGGAAACAGGGAGAAAATGGCGCTCGACCAGGAGTCCAAGGCTAAGATCCGTCAGGAGTACGCGACCGTCGAGGGTGACACCGGTTCGCCCGAGGTGCAGGTCGCGGTGCTGACCAAGCGGATCGCGGAGCTGACCGAGCACCTGAAGGTGCACAAGCACGACCACCACAGCCGTCGTGGTCTGCTGCTGTTGGTCGGCCGCCGCCGCCGGTTGCTCAACTACCTCCAGAAGAAGGAGATCAACCGCTACCGGGCGCTCATCGAGCGGCTCGGCCTGCGTAGGTGACTTGTCGGGGGAGCGGCCGGGCCGCTCCCCCGAGTCCGTCACCGACACGGACACCGTCGCCGGCACGGCGACGACCAGACCCGACCGTCGCCGTCGAGGCGACAGCGAAGCCACCGTCGCCACCGGGCGACGGCAAGAAAGGGCACCAGCGCGACCTGGCCATCATGAGCGGTCAGCGCACCGGTCCTCGGTAGTGGCCCCCGGGCCAGCCGGCCGTCCGAGCCGGCTCCCCCGGGCGCTTCGATCGAAGACCGGCCGCCTGAACAGCTCCGGCGGGGTCGTGGGCCCACGACCGAAGGAGTACGACACACCCATGACCGAGCAGACCAACCTCGGCAACCAGCACAGCAGGGCCGTCATCGACAACGGTGCGTTCGGCACCCGCGAGATCGTCTTCTCGACCGGCCGCCTCGCCCGGCAGGCCGCCGGATCGGTGCTCGCCCAGCTCGGCGACACCGTGGTCCTCTCCGCGACCAGCGCCAGCAAGCAGCCGAAGGAGCACTTCGACTTCTTCCCGCTGACCGTCGACGTCGAGGAGCGGATGTACGCCGCGGGCCGCATCCCCGGCTCGTTCTTCCGCCGTGAGGGCCGGCCGAGCGAGGACGCGATCCTCACCTGCCGCCTGATCGACCGCCCGCTGCGCCCCTCGTTCGTCAAGGGCCTGCGCAACGAGGTCCAGGTCGTGGCGACGGTGCTCGCCCTCGACCCGGCCCACCCCTACGACGTGGTCGCGATCAACGCGGCGTCGATGTCCACCAAGCTGTCCGGTCTGCCGTTCTCCGGCCCGATCGGCGCGACCCGGGTCGCGCACGTCGACGGCCAGTGGGTCGCCTTCCCGACCCACGAGGAACTGGCCCGGGCCACCTTCGACATGGTGGTCGCCGGCCGGGCGCTGCCCGACGGCGACGTGGCGATCATGATGGTCGAGGCCGAGGCGACCGAGCACACCGTGGCCCTGGTCGCCGGCGGTGCGGCCGCCCCGACCGAGGAGGTCGTCGCGGCCGGCCTGGAGGCCGCCAAGCCGGCGATCCGGGAGCTGTGCCGGGCGCAGAGCGAGCTGGCCGAGGTGGCCGCCAAGCCGGTCGCCGAGTTCCCGGTCTTCCTCGACTACGCCGACGACGTCTACGAGGCCGTCGGCGCGGCGGTCCGCGGCGAGGTCGCCGAGGCGCTCAAGATCGCTCCGAAGGCCGAGCGTGAGGACGCCCTCGACCGGATCAAGGACAAGGCGCACGAGCAGCTCGCCGCCACGTTCGAGGGGCGCGAGAAGGAGATCGGCGCGGCGTTCCGCTCGCTGACCAAGTCCGAGGTGCGCGCCCGCGTGCTGCGCGACGAGATCCGCATCGACGGCCGGGGCCTGCGTGACATCCGCCCGCTGACCGCCGAGGTCGGCGTGCTGCCCCGGGTGCACGGCAGCGCCCTGTTCGAGCGCGGCGAGACGCAGATCATGGGCGTCACCACGCTCAACATGCTTCGCCTGGAGCAGACGCTGGACACCCTGTCGCCGGAAAAGTCCAAGCGCTACATGCACAACTACAACTTCCCGCCGTACTCGGTCGGGGAGACGGGCCGGGTCGGCGCGCCGAAGCGGCGTGAGATCGGGCACGGGGCGCTCGCCGAGCGGGCCCTCATCCCGGTGCTGCCCAGCCGCGAGGAGTTCCCGTACGCCATCCGGCAGGTCTCCGAGGCGCTCGGCTCGAACGGTTCGACCAGCATGGGCTCGGTCTGCGCCTCCACCCTCGGCC is a window from the Polymorphospora rubra genome containing:
- the rpsO gene encoding 30S ribosomal protein S15; this translates as MALDQESKAKIRQEYATVEGDTGSPEVQVAVLTKRIAELTEHLKVHKHDHHSRRGLLLLVGRRRRLLNYLQKKEINRYRALIERLGLRR
- a CDS encoding polyribonucleotide nucleotidyltransferase, whose amino-acid sequence is MTEQTNLGNQHSRAVIDNGAFGTREIVFSTGRLARQAAGSVLAQLGDTVVLSATSASKQPKEHFDFFPLTVDVEERMYAAGRIPGSFFRREGRPSEDAILTCRLIDRPLRPSFVKGLRNEVQVVATVLALDPAHPYDVVAINAASMSTKLSGLPFSGPIGATRVAHVDGQWVAFPTHEELARATFDMVVAGRALPDGDVAIMMVEAEATEHTVALVAGGAAAPTEEVVAAGLEAAKPAIRELCRAQSELAEVAAKPVAEFPVFLDYADDVYEAVGAAVRGEVAEALKIAPKAEREDALDRIKDKAHEQLAATFEGREKEIGAAFRSLTKSEVRARVLRDEIRIDGRGLRDIRPLTAEVGVLPRVHGSALFERGETQIMGVTTLNMLRLEQTLDTLSPEKSKRYMHNYNFPPYSVGETGRVGAPKRREIGHGALAERALIPVLPSREEFPYAIRQVSEALGSNGSTSMGSVCASTLGLLSAGVPLKAPVAGIAMGLISDEVDGKTRYVTLTDILGAEDAFGDMDFKVAGTPDYVTALQLDTKLDGIPSDVLAAALQQAYEARQTILEVMRQAIEGPATMSDHAPRVTTVKIPVDKIGMVIGPKGQTINAIQDETGADISIEDDGTIYVGATNGPAAEAAVERINAIANPTLPKVGDKFLGTVVKTAAFGAFVSLLPGRDGLLHISKVGDGKRVERVEDFLNVGDKVEVQIADIDARGKIYLDKVRPEGAEAPAAEAEEGGERPPARDRSDRGPRDRGDRDRGDRGPSRGDRGEGGEGGGEPRRRRNRHS